From a region of the Nitrospira sp. genome:
- the thiC gene encoding phosphomethylpyrimidine synthase ThiC, with protein sequence MSIHTDTNGSVNGTETTIPSSPLTTTPFPASRKVHVDGAQPGVRVPMREITLTPTKGPDGTKSPNTSVIVYDTSGPYTDPSMAIDVRQGLTPLRRTWVLSRRDVEELSEVSSTYGRMRATDPKLAELRFQHIRKPMRAKPGMNVTQLHYARKGIVTPEMEFIAIRENQSRQAAFETASPNGHGGGVTQHPGFSWGANIPRVITPEFVRDEVARGRAIIPSNINHPESEPMIIGRNFLVKINSNIGNSAVASSIEEEVEKMIWSTRWGADTVMDLSTGKNIHETREWIIRNSPVPIGTVPIYQALEKVNGKAEDLTWEMFRDTLIEQAEQGVDYFTIHAGVRLAYVPLTAKRTTGIVSRGGSIHAKWCLAHHQENFAYTHFEEICEIMKAYDVAFSLGDGLRPGSIADANDDAQFAELDTLGELTKIAWRHDVQVMIEGPGHVPMHMIQANMEKQLETCHEAPFYTLGPLTTDIAPGYDHITSGIGAAMIGWYGCAMLCYVTPKEHLGLPTREDVKTGVITYKIAAHAADLAKGHPGAQARDNALSKARFEFRWEDQFNLSLDPETAQQFHDETLPDNAAKVSHFCSMCGPHFCSMKITQDVRDYAAQLQIDEQQAIQIGMKEKAEEFKKTGSEIYR encoded by the coding sequence ATGAGCATCCATACTGATACGAACGGATCCGTCAACGGGACTGAGACGACTATCCCGTCTTCTCCATTGACCACGACGCCCTTTCCGGCATCGCGCAAAGTCCATGTGGATGGCGCACAGCCCGGTGTGCGCGTACCGATGCGAGAAATCACCCTCACTCCCACCAAAGGACCGGATGGGACGAAGTCTCCTAATACCTCTGTCATCGTGTACGACACCTCAGGTCCCTATACCGATCCCTCTATGGCGATCGATGTTCGTCAGGGTCTCACGCCGTTGCGGCGGACCTGGGTGCTGAGCCGTCGGGATGTTGAAGAGCTCTCTGAAGTGAGTTCGACCTACGGCCGCATGCGCGCGACCGACCCGAAGCTGGCCGAACTCCGGTTTCAACACATCCGCAAGCCCATGAGGGCAAAGCCGGGGATGAACGTCACGCAGTTGCACTATGCCCGAAAAGGCATCGTGACTCCGGAGATGGAATTTATCGCCATCCGCGAGAACCAATCTCGCCAAGCGGCATTCGAGACGGCGTCGCCAAACGGTCATGGCGGTGGTGTGACACAACATCCAGGGTTCTCTTGGGGCGCCAACATTCCCCGGGTCATTACACCGGAGTTTGTGCGTGATGAGGTCGCCCGCGGCCGCGCGATTATCCCGTCCAACATCAATCATCCGGAAAGCGAGCCGATGATCATCGGCCGCAACTTCCTGGTGAAGATCAACTCGAACATCGGCAATTCTGCCGTTGCCTCCTCTATCGAAGAGGAAGTCGAGAAGATGATTTGGTCCACACGCTGGGGCGCCGATACCGTCATGGATTTGTCGACGGGCAAGAACATTCACGAAACACGGGAATGGATCATCCGCAATTCGCCGGTGCCGATCGGAACGGTGCCGATCTATCAGGCACTCGAAAAAGTGAACGGCAAGGCAGAAGACCTGACATGGGAAATGTTCCGCGACACGCTGATCGAACAGGCTGAACAGGGCGTCGATTACTTCACGATTCACGCCGGCGTGCGCTTAGCCTATGTGCCTCTGACCGCAAAACGAACGACCGGAATTGTGTCACGCGGCGGATCGATCCACGCGAAATGGTGCCTGGCCCACCATCAGGAGAACTTCGCCTATACGCACTTCGAAGAGATCTGTGAGATCATGAAGGCCTACGACGTCGCCTTCAGTTTAGGCGACGGGCTCCGGCCGGGATCGATTGCCGACGCCAACGACGACGCGCAGTTCGCCGAACTCGATACATTGGGCGAGCTGACCAAGATTGCGTGGAGGCACGATGTGCAGGTCATGATCGAAGGCCCCGGCCACGTTCCCATGCACATGATCCAGGCCAATATGGAAAAGCAGCTTGAGACCTGCCATGAGGCGCCGTTCTATACACTGGGGCCGCTGACGACCGATATCGCTCCCGGCTACGATCACATCACCTCCGGCATCGGGGCCGCCATGATCGGGTGGTACGGCTGCGCCATGCTGTGTTATGTGACCCCCAAGGAACATTTGGGCTTACCGACACGAGAAGACGTGAAGACAGGCGTCATCACCTATAAAATTGCCGCGCACGCGGCCGACTTGGCCAAAGGCCATCCTGGCGCCCAAGCGCGGGACAACGCCCTGTCGAAAGCACGATTCGAGTTCCGCTGGGAAGATCAGTTCAATCTTTCCCTTGATCCGGAGACCGCGCAGCAATTCCACGATGAAACACTCCCGGACAACGCCGCCAAGGTTTCGCATTTCTGTTCGATGTGCGGCCCACACTTCTGCTCGATGAAAATCACCCAAGACGTCCGCGACTATGCCGCACAATTGCAGATAGACGAACAACAGGCGATTCAAATCGGCATGAAGGAGAAAGCCGAGGAATTTAAGAAGACTGGTTCTGAGATTTATCGTTAG
- a CDS encoding histidine kinase yields MPTTILVAITDLFFYTKVRDALRQTNYHIEKARVQQDIIDKSVSTDPGMVIFNMNDLTLDAFQALEKLKADPLLKGIPTLAFANHEEVETWNRAKALGVTKIVSRNEFSARTKDLVDEVLAATSR; encoded by the coding sequence ATGCCAACAACTATTCTCGTCGCCATCACCGACCTTTTCTTCTATACCAAAGTCCGGGACGCGTTACGGCAGACCAATTACCACATTGAGAAGGCCCGCGTGCAGCAGGATATCATCGACAAATCCGTTTCTACCGACCCAGGCATGGTCATTTTCAACATGAACGACCTGACCCTCGATGCCTTTCAGGCGCTGGAAAAACTGAAGGCCGATCCTCTGCTGAAGGGCATTCCGACGCTGGCATTTGCCAATCACGAAGAAGTTGAGACTTGGAACCGGGCCAAGGCGCTTGGCGTGACAAAGATCGTCTCCCGCAATGAATTTTCTGCTCGAACCAAAGACCTCGTAGACGAAGTTCTTGCCGCCACCTCACGGTAA
- a CDS encoding aminomethyl transferase family protein has product MKRSRLYTQHTQLGATFEELTGWEVPSHYGDATAEHRAVRQAVGLADLSHRGKIRVTGEDRVKWLQSVISNDILPLQPGQGRYSSLLTHKGKMLTYFRLYLQTEAVMLEDVGEIGDTTFHALRKFLLYGTKAKIENCAESWGLLLISGPKAAQVVQSAFGVEVSDLKPVDFVTAQIGGHQALVLRTEETGETDVEVLLPIDGLSTAWTNAMQAGAKFEIKAIGSQAREALRLEAGIPKAGPDLNEEIVPPEANLEGKAFSLNKGCYPGQEVVARMDTYGNVRRKLVGLVLKDSLVPPHGAKLHSGDREVGWISSAARSPQLNKVIALGFPLRDFSKPDTVLSVEIDGVPHEAIVHTLPIYTKP; this is encoded by the coding sequence ATGAAACGATCCCGGCTTTACACACAACATACCCAACTCGGGGCAACCTTTGAGGAACTCACCGGCTGGGAAGTGCCCTCCCATTATGGCGATGCCACTGCCGAGCATCGCGCCGTCCGTCAGGCCGTGGGGCTGGCTGATCTTTCCCATCGTGGCAAGATCAGAGTAACGGGAGAGGATCGCGTGAAGTGGCTGCAGAGCGTCATCAGCAATGACATTCTCCCGCTTCAACCAGGCCAGGGTCGCTATTCCAGCCTGTTAACCCACAAGGGCAAGATGCTCACGTACTTCCGCCTGTATCTGCAGACCGAAGCGGTCATGCTGGAAGACGTTGGTGAAATCGGAGACACGACATTTCATGCTCTCCGAAAATTCCTGCTCTACGGCACCAAAGCCAAGATTGAAAACTGCGCCGAGAGTTGGGGACTACTCCTGATCAGTGGACCGAAAGCCGCTCAGGTGGTGCAATCAGCCTTCGGCGTCGAAGTCTCGGACTTAAAACCGGTTGATTTCGTCACCGCACAGATCGGAGGGCATCAGGCCCTCGTGTTGCGCACGGAAGAAACGGGAGAAACGGATGTCGAAGTGCTGCTCCCCATAGATGGCCTGTCGACTGCATGGACCAATGCCATGCAGGCCGGAGCGAAATTTGAGATCAAAGCCATCGGAAGTCAGGCACGGGAAGCCCTGCGCCTGGAGGCCGGCATTCCCAAGGCCGGACCCGATTTGAATGAAGAGATTGTCCCGCCTGAGGCCAACCTCGAAGGCAAAGCCTTCAGCCTGAATAAAGGGTGCTATCCAGGACAAGAAGTTGTCGCGCGTATGGATACATACGGCAACGTCCGCCGTAAGCTCGTGGGCCTGGTGCTCAAGGACTCCCTCGTCCCGCCGCATGGGGCTAAACTCCATAGCGGCGATCGTGAGGTGGGCTGGATCAGTAGTGCCGCTCGCTCCCCTCAGCTCAATAAAGTCATTGCGCTCGGATTTCCTCTGCGTGACTTCAGCAAACCCGACACTGTCCTCTCGGTCGAGATCGACGGGGTACCGCACGAGGCCATCGTTCACACCTTACCCATCTATACCAAGCCGTAA
- a CDS encoding ABC transporter ATP-binding protein, protein MTIMMNRIAPFLITVRRALSFVWQSSPTLAISSIVLRVIQGLLPLMMLYLTKLLIDTVTEGLKTPSDESFLTRIIMILAGLAGVAGVSAMLNVAAGLISKIQAQTVTDHMYGLLQAKSIEVDLEYYENAQYQDTLHHAQQEAPYRPIAILNALLQSGQNSISLLSMVVILWWLHWGIIPVLVLTAIPYLLVRVQQSNLLYAWERERIPLERKAWYVNTLLTQATAAKEIRLFNLGPRLREWFQETRSVLRREFIALEQRWAVKTLIAQIIGVAGVFGICSFVAVRTFHGLLTVGDLVICFQAVQRASGFLEGLGQSVASLYESNLFLTTLDEFLSIQSRLPTAIPPKPLPRSITQGIVFDHVSFQYPHEERVAIRDFTFSIEPGEHVAFVGANGAGKTTLVKLLCRLYDPSGGRITIDGTDLRGYPITDVRGMVSGIFQDFVKFQLSAKENIVMGVRSSGVDDSAVIHAAKQAGVHEVIQRLPQGYDSLLGKLFDGGSELSIGEWQKVALARALLRDSQILVLDEPTSAMDAKAEAELFERFHELAQGRIAILISHRLSTVKMADRIFVVDEGQIVEQGTHDELMRRQGLYASLFLTQAQHYQ, encoded by the coding sequence ATGACTATCATGATGAATCGCATAGCTCCATTTCTGATTACGGTCCGCCGTGCGCTTTCATTCGTATGGCAGAGCAGTCCAACATTAGCTATCAGCAGCATCGTGCTGCGCGTCATCCAGGGACTTCTTCCGTTGATGATGCTGTATCTCACGAAATTGTTGATCGATACCGTGACCGAAGGACTGAAGACTCCCTCGGACGAATCTTTCTTGACTCGCATCATCATGATCCTTGCGGGGTTAGCGGGTGTTGCGGGCGTTAGTGCCATGCTGAATGTGGCAGCAGGCCTGATTTCCAAGATACAAGCTCAAACCGTCACGGATCACATGTACGGGCTCCTTCAGGCAAAGTCGATTGAGGTCGATCTTGAATACTACGAAAATGCGCAGTATCAAGATACATTGCATCACGCACAACAAGAGGCTCCCTACCGACCGATTGCCATTCTCAACGCCTTGCTTCAATCGGGGCAAAACAGCATTTCATTGCTCTCAATGGTGGTCATACTGTGGTGGCTGCATTGGGGGATAATTCCAGTCTTAGTACTGACGGCGATTCCCTACCTCTTGGTGAGGGTGCAGCAATCCAACCTGCTCTATGCTTGGGAGCGCGAACGCATCCCACTCGAGCGCAAGGCCTGGTACGTCAATACACTGTTGACGCAGGCCACGGCAGCGAAAGAAATCAGGCTGTTCAACCTGGGGCCTAGGTTGCGAGAATGGTTCCAAGAGACCCGATCAGTGTTACGTCGGGAATTCATTGCTTTAGAGCAACGTTGGGCGGTCAAAACTCTTATCGCCCAAATCATTGGTGTCGCAGGTGTATTCGGAATCTGCAGCTTTGTAGCGGTCCGAACATTCCATGGGTTACTCACTGTGGGCGACCTGGTCATTTGTTTTCAGGCCGTGCAGCGGGCTTCGGGGTTTCTGGAGGGGTTGGGGCAGAGTGTGGCAAGCCTCTATGAGAGCAATCTGTTTCTCACCACATTGGATGAGTTCTTGAGTATTCAGTCTCGTTTGCCGACGGCAATACCTCCGAAACCGCTGCCTCGCTCAATCACGCAGGGTATTGTGTTCGATCATGTGTCATTCCAATACCCACATGAAGAACGTGTGGCGATTCGAGACTTCACGTTCTCAATCGAGCCCGGCGAGCATGTGGCGTTTGTCGGGGCCAACGGCGCCGGAAAGACGACATTGGTGAAGCTGTTGTGTCGTCTGTACGATCCATCAGGTGGGCGCATCACAATCGATGGAACGGATCTGCGGGGCTACCCTATCACTGATGTTCGAGGTATGGTCAGCGGTATTTTTCAAGATTTTGTGAAGTTTCAGCTATCGGCAAAAGAGAACATCGTCATGGGTGTGAGATCTTCCGGAGTTGACGATTCCGCCGTCATCCACGCAGCCAAGCAAGCCGGAGTCCATGAGGTCATCCAACGCTTGCCGCAAGGGTATGACTCATTGCTCGGTAAGCTGTTCGATGGTGGGTCTGAACTGAGCATCGGGGAATGGCAGAAAGTGGCGCTGGCTAGAGCGTTACTGCGAGATTCGCAAATTCTCGTGCTCGACGAGCCCACCAGTGCGATGGACGCCAAAGCGGAGGCAGAGCTGTTCGAGCGGTTTCATGAGCTGGCCCAAGGTCGCATTGCCATTTTGATCAGTCACCGGCTGTCGACAGTGAAAATGGCGGATCGGATCTTTGTTGTCGATGAGGGCCAAATCGTGGAACAAGGGACGCATGATGAACTGATGCGACGGCAAGGACTGTACGCCAGCCTCTTTCTGACCCAAGCCCAGCATTACCAATAA
- a CDS encoding thiazole biosynthesis protein: MAKPRPAPLRERDITRQIAREYYKEFDQLIESDVIIVGAGPSGLICAHDLAKMGFRTLIVEQSLALGGGFWSGGYLMNKATICEPANEILEEISVPCKKIKECEGMYMVDPPHATGALIAAAYNAGAKLMNLTRVVDLILRNDGSLEGVVVNSTTVEMAGHDIIHVDPIALESKIVVDATGHDAVVVELLHKRNLYNKVPGNGAMWVARSEEEVMDRTGEVYPNCFVIGLAVAAVYGTPRMGPAFGSMLLSGRYGAELIKKKLKQE, from the coding sequence ATGGCCAAACCACGACCAGCCCCCTTGCGTGAACGGGACATCACCCGGCAGATCGCCCGTGAATACTATAAAGAGTTCGATCAGCTGATCGAGAGCGACGTGATCATCGTCGGCGCAGGTCCATCCGGGCTTATCTGCGCGCATGACCTGGCGAAAATGGGATTTCGAACGCTGATTGTCGAGCAAAGCCTGGCTCTGGGGGGTGGATTCTGGTCAGGCGGGTATCTCATGAACAAGGCCACCATCTGTGAACCGGCAAATGAAATCCTCGAAGAGATCAGCGTGCCCTGCAAGAAGATCAAAGAATGCGAAGGGATGTACATGGTCGATCCTCCGCATGCCACCGGTGCCCTGATCGCTGCTGCATACAATGCCGGCGCCAAGTTAATGAACCTGACGAGAGTGGTGGACCTGATCCTCCGCAACGACGGCTCGTTGGAAGGGGTCGTCGTCAACAGCACCACCGTCGAAATGGCTGGTCATGACATCATCCATGTGGATCCCATCGCCCTTGAGAGCAAGATTGTGGTTGATGCAACCGGCCATGATGCCGTCGTGGTCGAGCTCTTGCACAAGCGGAACCTCTACAACAAGGTTCCGGGAAACGGTGCCATGTGGGTTGCACGATCTGAAGAAGAAGTCATGGACCGGACTGGAGAGGTGTATCCAAATTGCTTTGTCATCGGCTTAGCCGTCGCCGCCGTGTACGGCACACCGAGAATGGGGCCCGCCTTCGGCTCGATGCTATTATCCGGCAGGTACGGCGCGGAATTGATTAAGAAGAAGCTCAAACAGGAGTAA
- a CDS encoding group II truncated hemoglobin — protein MPPHEQEDDVRTTPYQEAGELAGITRLVDAFYMNMDTLPEAETIRNMHPPDLSESRKKLTYFLCGWLGGPKLFQQHYGPISIPAFHKQFAIGYAERDAWLYCMERALAVQPYNDQFKDYLLAALSIPAERVREVNAGEY, from the coding sequence ATGCCACCTCATGAGCAGGAAGATGACGTCCGTACGACCCCATACCAGGAGGCCGGAGAACTGGCGGGGATAACCCGATTAGTTGATGCATTTTACATGAATATGGATACACTGCCGGAAGCCGAAACCATCAGAAACATGCACCCGCCTGACCTCTCAGAGTCGCGCAAAAAATTGACCTATTTCCTGTGTGGCTGGCTTGGAGGCCCCAAGCTCTTTCAACAACACTATGGCCCAATCAGCATTCCGGCGTTCCACAAACAGTTCGCGATTGGATATGCAGAGCGTGATGCATGGCTCTACTGTATGGAACGAGCGCTCGCCGTCCAGCCATACAACGACCAATTTAAGGATTACCTCTTGGCCGCCCTCAGTATCCCGGCAGAACGAGTCAGAGAAGTCAACGCGGGAGAGTATTAG
- a CDS encoding tetratricopeptide repeat protein produces the protein MDMQDFLLQGEGREEDKREAWNLFQQAFERQMKGDLEEAVNLYKKSIASHPTAEAYTFLGWTYSFMGRLDDAIEECHKAIAQDPDFGNPYNDIGAYLIEKGEFDEAITWFQKAMQAKRYESPAYPHLNLGRVYERKGNWTEAIDSYKKALALDPNYALARKALGRLISSLN, from the coding sequence ATGGACATGCAGGATTTTTTGTTACAAGGTGAAGGCCGCGAGGAAGATAAGCGCGAGGCCTGGAATCTATTTCAACAGGCCTTTGAGCGGCAAATGAAGGGGGATCTCGAAGAGGCGGTCAATCTCTATAAGAAGTCGATCGCCTCTCATCCGACGGCCGAGGCCTACACGTTCCTGGGCTGGACGTACAGCTTCATGGGACGCCTCGATGACGCCATTGAGGAATGTCACAAGGCCATCGCGCAAGATCCTGACTTCGGCAACCCCTACAATGACATCGGCGCCTATCTGATCGAGAAGGGCGAATTCGACGAGGCCATCACCTGGTTCCAGAAGGCGATGCAAGCCAAGCGTTATGAAAGCCCGGCGTATCCGCACCTCAATCTTGGACGCGTGTACGAACGCAAGGGGAACTGGACGGAGGCCATCGATTCGTACAAAAAAGCCCTCGCTCTGGACCCCAATTATGCGCTTGCCAGAAAGGCGCTGGGACGGCTGATCAGCTCACTGAACTGA
- a CDS encoding lasso peptide biosynthesis B2 protein: MKKYWTVLRVGLIVGWVRILLRFNSLPLVLERLSLRSRAGRSDDATMRSLIYYVDRWLQLFPYNERGNCFPRALALYRLARQLGYPVRFHCGVRKESSNLDGHAWLTLDSEAFYEPGKQWRCFTITFSYPSDSISGVSRVSASHGPQLRTMKS, translated from the coding sequence GTGAAAAAGTACTGGACTGTGCTTCGAGTAGGTCTGATCGTAGGGTGGGTTCGTATCTTGTTGCGATTCAACAGTTTGCCGCTGGTGCTGGAGCGTTTAAGCCTGCGTTCACGGGCCGGACGGTCTGATGATGCTACGATGAGGAGTCTCATCTACTATGTGGATCGTTGGCTCCAACTGTTTCCCTATAACGAAAGGGGAAACTGCTTTCCGCGGGCATTGGCGCTATATCGACTTGCTCGGCAACTGGGATACCCGGTTCGTTTTCACTGTGGAGTCAGGAAAGAATCGTCGAATCTCGACGGCCATGCATGGCTCACGTTGGATTCCGAGGCATTCTACGAGCCGGGGAAGCAGTGGCGATGCTTCACCATAACTTTTTCGTATCCTTCCGATTCAATATCGGGCGTGAGCCGGGTGTCTGCCAGTCACGGTCCACAACTCAGAACCATGAAGTCCTGA